The sequence below is a genomic window from Rudanella lutea DSM 19387.
AAGGCTGTAAATCTTCTCCGACGACTCGCGGGCGATTTCGGGCGTTTTGAAACGCCAATAGGGCAGAATTTCGTCTTTGTACGGCCGCACCAGCAGCACCCCCATTTCGCCCTTCCCTACCCGGTACAGCTCGGGCTGTTGGCGCAGGTCGAGGTTGCGGTAATCGAGGTCATAGTTAAAGGCACGATCCGACTTGTCCATGAGTCCGGGCTTTAGTTGTACAATGGATTCCGCTCTATCAACCCGCAACGTCCCAAAGCGCCCCGCCCATTTTACCGAATGACCCGTACCCCAGCATCGACAAAAGTCTGTACAACCTCATCGGGCGCGCTCGGGTCGGTAACGAGCACTTCGACTGCCGACAGGGGCGCGAATTGGAGGTACCGGTCCTGTTCAAGCTTGCTGGCATCACAAAGGAGATAAACCGTGTTAGCCTGCCGCATCAGCGCCAACGTAAGTGTAGCCTCTTTTTCACCATTGGCACTCAAGCCATTGCCCACCGAGACGCCATCGACGCCCACAAAGGCTTTGTCGGCCCGGTAGCGGGCAATGTGGCTTTCGGCCGTCAGACCATGAACTGCCTGACGCTCCTTGTCTACCTCTCCACCCACCAGATTAAGGGTCACCGTGGAGCGCATCAGCTCAGCCACCACCGGCAACGAGTTGGTAATGACCGTGATGCGCTTCTGCCGGATGTACGGGCATAGGGCGAACACGGTACTGCCGCAATCCATGAAAATGACGTCGCCATCGACAATTTCGGCGGCCGCCCGCCGGGCAATGTGCTCCTTAGCCTCGTGCTGTTGCGCCGATTTACCGGCAAACGAAACCGGCCGGTCGGCGAGGCCGGGGAGCATAGCCCCACCATGCGTTCGGATAATCAACCCCTGCTCGGCCAACGCGTTGAGGTCGCGCCGAACGGTCATATCCGACAAATCGAGTGAGGCCGCCAATTGGCGCACGTCGACCGCACCTCCCGCTTGCTCAAGGAGTCCTAAAATTTTTGCCTTACGAATTTGAAAGCTCATTCAAAGGTAGTTCATTTGCACAATATCAAACAATTTCAAACAAAATCAAACATGAGTAACCGAATTCGCCATATCGAGCGCACCGTTTTATCCGACAACTGGTACGTTCTGAACAAAATCACGTTTGAGTATCAGCAGAAAAACGGTCAGTGGGTAAAGCAATCGCGCGAGGCTTATGACCGGGGCAACGGAGCGACCATTCTGCTCTACAACCCCGAGGCCGATACGGTGATTCTGACCCGACAGTTTCGAATGCCCACCTACCTCAACGGCAACACGCCCGACGGAATGCTGATTGAAACCTGCGCTGGCCTGCTCGACAATGACACGCCCGACGTAGCTATCCGTCGCGAGACCGAAGAGGAAACCGGCTACCGTATTCATCACGTCACGAAGGTAATGGAAGCCTACATGAGTCCGGGCTCGGTAACCGAGAAGTTGTTTTTTTACGTAGCGCACTACCACCCCAACACCGAACGAAGCGCGGGTGGTGGGGTTGAGGAAGAGGAAATCGACGTGCTCGAAATTCGGCTTGCCGACGCCATGCAGATGATCCGGTCGGGCGCGATTCAGGACGGCAAAACGATTATGCTGCTCCAGCACCTGTACATTACGCAACTGACCACGCAACAGGCCGTTTGCTGACGGATTGGCCGGGCCACACACGAACCAAACGTTGGACAAACGCGCCGGGTCGGCTATGTTTGTAGGTAAACCGTTTTCAATTATCCCTATGCGTCTATCCGTACCAATTCTGTCTACACTGTTTGGATTGCTCATCCTGATGCTGGCATGCCGGGGCCCCGAAGGTCCACAGGGGCCGGTTGGCCCGCAGGGACCCGCCGGGCCACAGGGGCCTGCCGGAGCTGCCGGGCAAAACGGAGCCCCCGGACAGAACGGCACACCGGGTTCGAGCACGGTGGTGACCGTTGTGCAGGGAGCCGCCAATGTTCTGCAAATTACGTATTCGGCACGGCCCCACACAGGCAGTGAAGACCTCCGACTGACGTTCCCGGCGTCGAGTTCGCTCACGTTCGATCAGATTGAAAAAAGCCTGTTTCAGGTGTATGTGAAACAAACCACCACCGATGCCCCCACCAACCAACTCAGCTACTGGTTTGCGGTGCCGGGTCAAACCCTTTCGGGCAATACCTACAGCTATTATCTATTTCCGGGCAACTCAGGACTCGGGGCCGCCTTGTTTCTCAAACGAACCACCAACTTCCGACTTGGTCCCGAGCAGTTCGACGCCATTCGGGTAGTGGTAGTCCCGGCGAGTTTGCTCGTAGGTGGGCGCATGGCCGTAAACTGGAGCCGGTACGAATCGGTGCAACAGGCGTTTGGATTGCCCAACTAGGCCCGCGCTACGTACTCATTCTATTGCCGGGTAAAGCGAAACTGAACTTTCCCGGATGCCGCCGGGTCGAGGCCGGTAAACAGTACCCGCTGAATCGTTTGATTAGGCCATTTACTCTTGAAACCCTCATCGTCAGGTTCAGTAAGGGCGATGGGTTCTATGGCGACCTGCCAGCG
It includes:
- a CDS encoding collagen-like triple helix repeat-containing protein yields the protein MRLSVPILSTLFGLLILMLACRGPEGPQGPVGPQGPAGPQGPAGAAGQNGAPGQNGTPGSSTVVTVVQGAANVLQITYSARPHTGSEDLRLTFPASSSLTFDQIEKSLFQVYVKQTTTDAPTNQLSYWFAVPGQTLSGNTYSYYLFPGNSGLGAALFLKRTTNFRLGPEQFDAIRVVVVPASLLVGGRMAVNWSRYESVQQAFGLPN
- the nudK gene encoding GDP-mannose pyrophosphatase NudK, translated to MSNRIRHIERTVLSDNWYVLNKITFEYQQKNGQWVKQSREAYDRGNGATILLYNPEADTVILTRQFRMPTYLNGNTPDGMLIETCAGLLDNDTPDVAIRRETEEETGYRIHHVTKVMEAYMSPGSVTEKLFFYVAHYHPNTERSAGGGVEEEEIDVLEIRLADAMQMIRSGAIQDGKTIMLLQHLYITQLTTQQAVC
- a CDS encoding DeoR/GlpR family DNA-binding transcription regulator, producing MSFQIRKAKILGLLEQAGGAVDVRQLAASLDLSDMTVRRDLNALAEQGLIIRTHGGAMLPGLADRPVSFAGKSAQQHEAKEHIARRAAAEIVDGDVIFMDCGSTVFALCPYIRQKRITVITNSLPVVAELMRSTVTLNLVGGEVDKERQAVHGLTAESHIARYRADKAFVGVDGVSVGNGLSANGEKEATLTLALMRQANTVYLLCDASKLEQDRYLQFAPLSAVEVLVTDPSAPDEVVQTFVDAGVRVIR